A stretch of the Panicum virgatum strain AP13 chromosome 9N, P.virgatum_v5, whole genome shotgun sequence genome encodes the following:
- the LOC120691893 gene encoding vegetative cell wall protein gp1-like has translation MENVLFDRSSGSLEFPKTRSLGRSRRGLGARPAAPGGAYSSFPMLQPYNHLHNGGAWTSAPALPYARPPIYSSPSLPLLPSNQPPLLPLPPAATKYATFPCLPAAPPPPPPAPRAGRSAAVTTTVPAAAAAPAPARRERDRRRRPARPPPPSTAEAPRAQKKKPLERATPLPPAPVVNEALDDLEQEVARNFVQELLHALAPPPSSLPMPRFSLVMKASPATASRAVAVPAAPSCNVEAATADGIHGLLRL, from the coding sequence ATGGAAAACGTTCTCTTTGATCGATCGTCTGGAAGCCTCGAGTTCCCCAAGACGAGGTCCCTCGGCCGCAGCCGGCGGGGGCTCggcgcgaggccggcggcgccgggcggcgcgtACAGCTCCTTCCCGATGCTCCAGCCATACAACCACCTGCACAACGGTGGCGCGTGGACCTCCGCTCCGGCGCTTCCGTACGCGAGGCCTCCGATATACTCGTCGCCATCTCTGCCTCTCCTACCGTCCAACCAACCGCCGCTCCTGCCACTCCCACCCGCCGCCACCAAGTACGCCACTTTCCCCTGCCTACCAGCAGCtccgcccccgccaccgccggcgccacgCGCCGGCCGGAGCGCAGCGGTAACCACCAcagttccagcagcagcagcagcgccagcaccTGCGCGGCGTGAGAGggacaggaggaggaggccggcaaggccgccgccgccgtcgacggcgGAGGCGCCCAGGGCGCAAAAAAAGAAGCCGTTGGAGCGGGCGACGCCTCTGCCGCCCGCGCCGGTGGTGAACGAGGCGCTGGACGACctcgagcaggaggtggccagGAACTTCGTCCAGGAACTGCTGCACGCGCTCGCGCCGCCACCCAGCAGCCTGCCGATGCCCAGGTTCTCCCTcgtcatgaaagcgtcccctgCCACGGCCTccagggcggtggcggtgccGGCCGCGCCGTCCTGCAACGtggaggccgccaccgccgacggcATCCACGGCCTCCTCCGCCTGTAG
- the LOC120690532 gene encoding small GTPase LIP1-like, translated as MFWKDSGSRSSSGSGRDQSGVGPFGQVRVLIVGDSGVGKSSLVHLILKGSGVALPAQKVGCTVGIKHITYGSTGGSSSNVSDAERNFFVELWDVSGHERYKACRSIFYTQINGVIFVYDLSQRKSKSNLSKWAVEVAETGTFLAPLGSGGPGGLPVPYLVIANKVDLVPRDGTRASSGNLVDLARHWAEKQGLLRCSEELPLTESFPGNSGLLSAAKQARYDKEALIKFFRMLIRRRYFSNEPPAPSPWSLTPREDTILPVETLGDGTDSFQRKSLSGEGFLYNGVVPLPAQRNLAPPPTLNPQQPVLSLDNYRYHRFSSSSLPDGSSGRTSREDMNV; from the exons atgtttTGGAAGGATAGCGGCagccggagcagcagcggcagcggccgggATCAGAGCGGCGTGGGGCCCTTCGGCCAAGTGCGCGTCCTCATCGTCGGTGATTCAG GTGTTGGGAAATCTTCACTGGTTCATCTCATTTTAAAAGGTTCTGGTGTTGCTCTGCCAGCACAAAAAGTAGGATGCACAGTGGGCATTAAA CATATTACTTATGGTAGTACAGGTGGTTCATCCAGTAATGTCAGTGATGCTGAAAGGAATTTCTTTGTTGAGCTTTGGGATGTCTCAGGACACGAACGATACAAAGCATGTCGGTCAATTTTCTATACACAAATCAACG GGGTCATATTTGTTTATGACCTTTCTCAGAGGAAGTCCAAGTCAAACTTGAGTAAATGGGCTGTTGAAGTTGCTGAAACGGGCACCTTCTTAGCTCCACTCGGATCTGGTGGACCTGGAGGACTTCCAGTGCCTTATCTGGTAATCGCTAATAAAGTGGATCTTGTGCCAAGAGATGGTACAAGAGCAAGCAGCGGGAATCTTGTTGATCTTGCTCGCCACTGGGCTGAGAAGCAGGGCCTTCTTCGGTGTAGTGAAGAACTCCCACTCACAGAGAGCTTTCCTGGGAACTCTGGCCTCCTGTCG GCTGCCAAGCAAGCAAGATATGACAAAGAAGCACTGATCAAGTTTTTCCGCATG TTGATCAGGAGAAGATACTTTTCAAATGAGCCTCCTGCCCCAAGTCCCTGGTCTCTTACTCCAAGAGAAGATACCATCCTTCCTGTAGAGACTCTTGGAGATGGCACGGATAGCTTCCAAAGGAAAAG CCTTAGTGGTGAGGGCTTTTTGTACAATGGAGTAGTCCCAC ttcCAGCTCAGAGGAACCTCGCACCGCCACCAACTCTGAATCCGCAGCAGCCTGTGTTGTCCTTGGATAACTACAGGTATCACCGGTTCTCCTCCTCGTCGCTTCCGGACGGGAGCAGCGGTAGAACAAGCCGAGAAGATATGAATGTATGA